One Solanum lycopersicum chromosome 2, SLM_r2.1 genomic region harbors:
- the LOC101252941 gene encoding granule-bound starch synthase 2, chloroplastic/amyloplastic, whose translation MENSIVLHTGNQFHPSLPFFSFRPKKLSRIHGSSREQMWRIKRVKATGENSGEAASADESDDALQVTIEKSKKVLAMQQDLLQQIAERRKVVSSIKSSLADATGTYDGGSGSLSDVDIPDVDKDYNVTVPSTAATPITDVDKNTPPAISQDFVESKREVKRDLADERAPPLSRSSITASSQTSSTVSSKRILNVPPETPKFSQETLLNVNSRKSLVDVPGKKIQSYMPSLCKESSAQSLVEKRNENLEGSSAEANEETEDLVNIDEKPPPLAGTNVMNIILVASECAPWSKTGGLGDVAGALPKALARRGHRVMVVAPRYDNYPEPQDSGVRKIYKVHGQDVEVTYFQAFIDGVDFVFIDSHMFRHIGNNIYGGNRVDILKRMVLFCKAAIEVPWHVPCGGVCYGDGNLVFIANDWHTALLPVYLKAYYRDNGIMNYTRSVLVIHNIAHQGRGPLEDFSYVDLPPHYMDPFKLYDPVGGEHFNIFAAGLKTADRVVTVSHGYSWELKTSEGGWGLHQIINENDWKLRGIVNGIDTKEWNPELDVHLQSDGYVNYSLDTLQTGKPQCKAALQKELGLPVRDDVPLIGFIGRLDPQKGVDLIAEAVPWMMGQDVQLVMLGTGRPDLEQMLRQFECQHNDKIRGWVGFSVKTSHRITAGADILLMPSRFEPCGLNQLYAMTYGTIPVVHAVGGLRDTVQPFDPFNESGLGWTFSRAEANQLIHALGNCLLTYREYKKSWEGIQTRCMTQDLSWDNAAQNYEEVLIAAKYQW comes from the exons ATGGAAAATTCCATTGTTCTTCATACTGGAAATCAATTCCACCCCAGCTTACCCTTTTTCTCATTTAGGCCCAAAAAGTTATCTCGAATTCATGGCTCCAGTAGAGAGCAAATGTGGAGGATCAAGCGCGTTAAAGCAACAGGTGAAAATTCTGGGGAAGCTGCAAGTGCTGATGAATCGGATGATGCCTTACAGGTTACAATTGAAAAGAGCAAAAAGGTTTTAGCCATGCAACAGGACCTACTTCAACAG ATTGCAGAAAGAAGAAAAGTAGTCTCTTCAATAAAAAGCAGTCTTGCCGATGCTACTGGTACTTATGATGGTGGGAGTGGTAGCTTATCAGATGTTGATATCCCTGACGTGGATAAAGATTATAATGTTACTGTACCTAGTACTGCTGCTACTCCAATTACTGATGTCGATAAAAATACACCGCCTGCTATAAGCCAAGATTTTGTTGAAAGTAAAAGAGAAGTCAAAAGGGACCTGGCCGATGAAAGGGCACCCCCACTTTCAAGATCATCCATCACAGCCAGTAGCCAGACTTCCTCTACTGTAAGTTCCAAAAGAATATTGAATGTCCCTCCAGAAACTCCGAAGTTCAGTCAAGAGACACTTTTGAATGTGAATTCGCGTAAAAGTTTAGTCGATGTTCCTGGAAAGAAGATCCAGTCTTATATGCCTTCATTATGTAAAGAATCCTCAGCACAATCCCTTGTGGAAAAGAggaatgaaaatcttgaaggaTCAAGTGCTGAGGCAAACGAAGAGACTGAAGATCTTGTGAATATAGATGAGAAACCTCCTCCATTGGCCGGAACAAATGTTATGAACATTATTTTGGTGGCTTCAGAATGCGCTCCATGGTCTAAAACAG GTGGGCTTGGAGATGTTGCTGGAGCATTACCGAAAGCTTTGGCTCGACGTGGCCACAGAGTTATG GTTGTGGCACCTCGTTATGACAACTATCCTGAACCTCAAGATTCTGGTGtaagaaaaatttataaagttcATGGTCAG GATGTAGAAGTGACTTACTTCCAAGCTTTTATTGATGGTGTGGATTTTGTTTTCATTGACAGCCATATGTTTAGACACATTGGGAACAACATTTACGGAGGGAACCGTGTG GATATTTTAAAGCGCATGGTTTTATTTTGCAAAGCAGCGATTGAG GTTCCTTGGCATGTTCCATGTGGTGGGGTCTGCTATGGAGATGGAAACTTAGTGTTCATTGCTAATGATTGGCATACTGCTTTATTGCCAGTATATCTGAAAGCTTATTATCGTGACAATGGAATTATGAACTATACAAGATCTGTCCTGGTGATTCATAACATCGCTCATCAG GGTCGTGGTCCTTTGGAGGATTTTTCATATGTAGATCTTCCACCACACTATATGGACCCTTTCAAATTGTATGACCCAGTAGGAGGTGAGCATTTCAACATTTTTGCGGCTGGTCTAAAGACAGCAGATCGTGTAGTTACAGTTAGTCATGGATATTCATGGGAACTCAAGACTTCCGAAGGTGGTTGGGGATTGCATCAGATAATTAATGAGAACGATTGGAAATTACGGGGTATTGTGAATGGGATTGATACAAAAGAGTGGAACCCTGAGTTGGACGTTCACTTACAGTCAGATGGTTACGTGAACTACTCCTTGGACACACTGCAGACTGGCAAGCCTCAATGTAAAGCTGCATTGCAGAAGGAACTTGGTTTACCAGTTCGTGATGATGTCCCACTGATTGGTTTCATTGGGAGGCTTGACCCACAAAAGGGTGTTGATCTGATTGCTGAGGCAGTGCCTTGGATGATGGGTCAGGATGTACAACTGGTCATGTTGGGTACGGGGAGGCCTGACCTTGAACAGATGCTAAGGCAATTTGAGTGTCAACACAATGATAAAATTAGAGGATGGGTTGGTTTCTCTGTGAAGACTTCTCATCGTATAACTGCTGGTGCAGACATTCTGCTCATGCCTTCTAGATTTGAGCCTTGTGGACTGAACCAGCTTTATGCAATGACATATGGGACTATTCCTGTTGTTCATGCAGTAGGAGGACTCAGAGATACTGTGCAGCCCTTTGATCCTTTTAATGAGTCAGGACTGGGGTGGACCTTCAGTAGGGCTGAAGCTAACCAGCTGATCCACGCATTAGGAAATTGCTTGCTGACTTATCGTGAGTACAAAAAGAGTTGGGAGGGGATTCAGACGCGTTGTATGACACAAGACTTAAGTTGGGATAATGCTGCTCAGAACTATGAAGAAGTTCTCATTGCTGCTAAGTATCAGTGGTGA